A stretch of the Narcine bancroftii isolate sNarBan1 chromosome 14, sNarBan1.hap1, whole genome shotgun sequence genome encodes the following:
- the alkbh4 gene encoding alpha-ketoglutarate-dependent dioxygenase alkB homolog 4 isoform X2 yields the protein MAAEGCGCRGIRSCLACEQPKGPVDRRPGLQRRTYHFTYHPESDLAVGDDSTLLSGWAFPFPGVFLAEDFVDVEEETELVTMMDNNEWKSSQSGRRKQDYGPKVNFKKHKLKVGCFSGLPYFSFVLVRRMTQYSVLEDFLPVEQCNLDYRPEEGSAIDPHFDDWWLWGKRLVSINLLSETILSMTCDSEDFLQLHLTEGQSGQHSDSINGPSHCKSQMSVPYNDVEVAIHVPRRSLIVLYGNARYKWKHGIYRHDIKSRRICSTFRELSEEFGKGGKQEALGKELLDMALSFKGVPG from the exons ATGGCCGCGGAGGGCTGCGGCTGCAGAGGGATCCGTTCGTGTCTGGCCTGTGAGCAGCCCAAGGGCCCAGTGGATCGGCGCCCCGGCCTCCAGCGG AGAACATATCACTTCACTTATCATCCTGAGTCAGACTTAGCAGTTGGGGATGACTCCACCTTACTGAGCGGCTGGGCTTTTCCATTTCCTGGGGTATTTTTAGCAGAAGATTTTGTTGATGTAGAGGAAGAAACAGAGTTGGTGACCATGATGGATAACAATGAGTGGAAATCTTCCCAATCTGGACGAAGGAAACAG GACTATGGACCAAAGGTGAACTTTAAAAAGCACAAGTTGAAAGTGGGATGTTTCAGTGGTCTACcatacttcagcttcgtgttagTGCGCCGAATGACACAATACAGTGTTTTGGAAGACTTCCTTCCTGTGGAACAATGTAACCTAGATTATAGACCAGAAGAAGGATCCGCCATTGATCCACACTTCGATGACTGGTGGCTGTGGGGCAAGCGTTTGGTCAGCATTAACCTGCTCTCTGAAACTATATTATCAATGACTTGTGATTCAGAGGATTTCCTGCAACTACACTTAACTGAAGGGCAGAGTGGACAGCACTCTGATTCCATAAATGGTCCAAGTCATTGCAAAAGTCAAATGAGTGTACCCTACAATGATGTAGAAGTAGCAATTCATGTGCCAAGGAGATCTTTAATTGTTTTGTATGGAAATGCAAGATATAAATGGAAACATGGAATTTACAGACATGACATCAAGTCAAGACGAATATGCAGTACTTTTAGAGAGCTGTCAGAAGAGTTTGGCAAGGGAGGGAAACAAGAGGCACTGGGGAAAGAGCTCTTAGATATGGCATTAAGTTTTAAAGGTGTTCCTGGATAG
- the alkbh4 gene encoding alpha-ketoglutarate-dependent dioxygenase alkB homolog 4 isoform X1 → MHGFRVRSRKPPTKLRTYHFTYHPESDLAVGDDSTLLSGWAFPFPGVFLAEDFVDVEEETELVTMMDNNEWKSSQSGRRKQDYGPKVNFKKHKLKVGCFSGLPYFSFVLVRRMTQYSVLEDFLPVEQCNLDYRPEEGSAIDPHFDDWWLWGKRLVSINLLSETILSMTCDSEDFLQLHLTEGQSGQHSDSINGPSHCKSQMSVPYNDVEVAIHVPRRSLIVLYGNARYKWKHGIYRHDIKSRRICSTFRELSEEFGKGGKQEALGKELLDMALSFKGVPG, encoded by the exons ATGCATGGTTTCAGGGTTCGGTCGAGGAAGCCACCAACAAAGCTG AGAACATATCACTTCACTTATCATCCTGAGTCAGACTTAGCAGTTGGGGATGACTCCACCTTACTGAGCGGCTGGGCTTTTCCATTTCCTGGGGTATTTTTAGCAGAAGATTTTGTTGATGTAGAGGAAGAAACAGAGTTGGTGACCATGATGGATAACAATGAGTGGAAATCTTCCCAATCTGGACGAAGGAAACAG GACTATGGACCAAAGGTGAACTTTAAAAAGCACAAGTTGAAAGTGGGATGTTTCAGTGGTCTACcatacttcagcttcgtgttagTGCGCCGAATGACACAATACAGTGTTTTGGAAGACTTCCTTCCTGTGGAACAATGTAACCTAGATTATAGACCAGAAGAAGGATCCGCCATTGATCCACACTTCGATGACTGGTGGCTGTGGGGCAAGCGTTTGGTCAGCATTAACCTGCTCTCTGAAACTATATTATCAATGACTTGTGATTCAGAGGATTTCCTGCAACTACACTTAACTGAAGGGCAGAGTGGACAGCACTCTGATTCCATAAATGGTCCAAGTCATTGCAAAAGTCAAATGAGTGTACCCTACAATGATGTAGAAGTAGCAATTCATGTGCCAAGGAGATCTTTAATTGTTTTGTATGGAAATGCAAGATATAAATGGAAACATGGAATTTACAGACATGACATCAAGTCAAGACGAATATGCAGTACTTTTAGAGAGCTGTCAGAAGAGTTTGGCAAGGGAGGGAAACAAGAGGCACTGGGGAAAGAGCTCTTAGATATGGCATTAAGTTTTAAAGGTGTTCCTGGATAG